One Brachionichthys hirsutus isolate HB-005 unplaced genomic scaffold, CSIRO-AGI_Bhir_v1 contig_714, whole genome shotgun sequence DNA window includes the following coding sequences:
- the LOC137915211 gene encoding electrogenic sodium bicarbonate cotransporter 1-like, with translation MNGDMPHDGGQGGGGHAPGEELTKTGKFCGGLKLDIKRKAPYFLSDFTDALNIQALSAILFIYLGTVTNAITFGGLLGDATESMQGVLESFLGTAIAGGVFCLLGGQPLIILSSTGPVLVFERLLFNFSKDHEFDYLEFRLWIGLWSAFLCLVLVATDASYLVQYFTRFTEEGFACLISFIFIYDAFKKMLKLSHHYPIDSDYKMDYVTQYDCLCMAPAVLENSTDIMGDPLEGTSVWYWNNTDLPMNATWSSLTKTECLKYNGELVGKACDFIPDITLMSFILFFGTYACSMFLKHFKASPFFPTTVRKLISDFAIILTILIFCGVDLLVGVETPKLIVPSEFKPTSPKRGWFVPPFGGNPWWVYLASSVPALLVTILIFMDQQITAVIVNRKENKLKKGAGYHLDLLWVSILMVICSFMGLPWYVAATVISIAHIDSLKMETETSAPGEQPKFLGVREQRVTGVCVFLLTGLSVFMAPILKFIPMPVLYGVFLYMGVASLNGVQFMDRIKLFLMPAKHQPDLIYLRHVPLRKVHLFTFIQVLCLAMLWILKSTVAAIIFPVMILALVAVRKAMDYVISQHDLSFLDDVIPEKDKKKKEDEKKKERRGSTDSDAEDSDYPYNENVPSIKIPMDMMEQEPFLGDKASDKKSPSFLERHTSC, from the exons ATGAACGGAGATATGCCTCATGACGGAGGTCAAGGAGGAGGGGGCCACGCTCCAGGGGAGGAGCTAACAAAGACAGGAAA GTTTTGCGGGGGTCTCAAACTTGACATCAAAAGAAAAGCGCCTTACTTTCTCAGTGACTTCACAGACGCATTAAACATTCAGGCCCTGTCGGCCATTCTGTTTATTTACCTGGGAACTGTGACAAACGCCATCACCTTCGGTGGCCTGCTGGGCGACGCTACGGAAAGCATGCAG GGAGTTCTGGAGAGTTTTCTGGGCACAGCGATCGCCGGTGGGGTTTTCTGTCTGCTGGGCGGCCAGCCTCTCATCATCCTCAGCAGCACTGGTCCTGTCCTGGTGTTTGAACGGCTGCTCTTCAACTTCAGCAA AGATCATGAATTTGACTACCTGGAGTTCCGTCTGTGGATCGGCCTGTGGTCGGCGTTCTTATGTCTGGTGCTTGTGGCCACTGACGCCAGCTACTTGGTTCAGTACTTCACCCGGTTCACTGAGGAAGGCTTCGCCTGTctcatcagcttcatcttcatctacgACGCCTTCAAGAAGATGCTCAAATTATCTCACCACTATCCCATCGATTCTGATTATAAAATGGATTATGTCACGCAGTATGACTGCCTCTGCATGGCCCCTGCTGTTCTAG agaACAGTACGGACATCATGGGTGATCCTCTAGAAGGTACTTCAGTCTGGTACTGGAACAATACTGATCTG CCAATGAACGCGACGTGGTCGTCGCTCACAAAGACAGAGTGCTTAAAGTACAACGGCGAGCTGGTGGGGAAGGCCTGCGACTTCATTCCCGACATCACCCTCATGTCCTTCATCCTGTTCTTTGGGACCTACGCTTGCTCCATGTTTCTGAAGCACTTCAAAGCCAGCCCGTTCTTCCCCACCACT GTGAGGAAACTAATCAGTGACTTTGCCATCATCTTGACGATCCTCATCTTTTGTGGCGTTGATCTCCTCGTCGGAGTCGAAACTCCGAAGCTCATTGTGCCAAGTGAATTCAAG CCAACGAGTCCTAAGAGGGGCTGGTTTGTGCCCCCCTTTGGAGGAAACCCGTGGTGGGTTTACCTGGCATCCTCTGTTCCTGCCCTGCTGGTCACCATACTGATCTTCATGGACCAACAGATTACTGCCGTGATTGTCAACCGGAAGGAGAACAAGCTGAAG aaAGGGGCAGGCTACCATCTGGATCTCCTTTGGGTATCTATTCTCATGGTGATCTGCTCCTTCATGGGTCTGCCGTGGTACGTAGCCGCTACCGTGATCTCTATCGCTCACATCGACAGTCTGAAGATGGAAACGGAAACATCGGCTCCCGGAGAGCAGCCCAAGTTCCTGGGTGTGAG AGAGCAGAGGgtcactggtgtgtgtgtgttcctcctgACAGGACTGTCTGTATTTATGGCTCCTATTTTAAAG TTCATCCCGATGCCTGTCCTGTATGGAGTTTTCCTATACATGGGAGTTGCTTCTCTCAATGGCGTCCAG tTTATGGATCGTATCAAGCTGTTTCTGATGCCAGCAAAGCATCAGCCCGACCTGATTTACCTGCGACACGTTCCTTTGAGGAAGGTCCAcctcttcaccttcatccaagtcCTTTGCTTGGCTATGCTGTGGATCCTGAAGTCGACTGTGGCGGCTATTATATTCCCTGTTATG ATCCTCGCTCTGGTAGCGGTCAGAAAAGCAATGGACTATGTGATCTCCCAGCATGACTTGAGCTTCCTGGATGACGTCATCCcagagaaagacaagaagaagaaagaagatgagaagaaaaaggaaagacgAGGCAGCACAGACAGCGATGCTGAAGAT TCTGACTATCCTTACAATGAGAATGTCCCCAGCATTAAAATCCCCATGGACATGATGGAGCAGGAGCCCTTCTTAGGCGATAAGGCCTCTGACA AGAAATCCCCGTCATTCCTTGAACGACACACATCGTGTTGA
- the LOC137915209 gene encoding neuropeptide FF receptor 2-like — protein MDGGLEHNLTQLYDNWTLYNHTSESVQPRDITYVGYYLHESSTAAIFIVSYMLIFLVCMVGNGVVCFIVLRSKNMWTVTNLFILNLAVSDLLVGIFCMPTTLLDNIITGWPFGSLVCKMSGMIQGISVSASVFTLVAIAVDRFRCIVYPFKQKLTISTASLIIVVIWVLAISIMCPSGVMLQVTKEQSIRVLLGYDNKTSPFYWCRENWPNQEMRKIYTTVLFANIYLAPLSLIVVMYAQIGITLFKTTVPTGGKPGHDNRHTVSKKKQRVIKMLLIVAFLFIISWLPLWTLMMLSDYASLTEQQYRLINIYIYPFAHWLAFFNSSVNPIIYGYFNENFRRGFQAVFKFSLCTEDGQRRKNYSHRPQGNSVLPANNAQTSLEPISLNSFGKSTSRRHKQVAEQNLVMEDLEKASCSSGGVTAVSI, from the exons ATGGATGGAGGACTTGAGCACAACCTCACCCAACTCTACGACAACTGGACACTTTACAACCACACCTCGGAGTCTGTCCAACCCAGAGACATCACCTACGTTGGCTATTACCTGCATGAGTCGTCCACGGCGGCGATCTTCATTGTGTCCTACATGCTGATCTTTCTCGTGTGCATGGTGGGAAATGGAGTTGTGTGCTTCATTGTGCTCAGAAGCAAAAACATGTGGACTGTCACCAACCTATTCATCCTCAATCTTGCTGTGAGCGACCTCCTGGTTGGGATTTTCTGCATGCCCACAACTCTTCTTGACAACATAATTACAG GATGGCCTTTTGGAAGTCTGGTCTGCAAAATGAGCGGCATGATTCAAGGCATCTCTGTATCAGCGTCTGTCTTTACGCTTGTTGCCATTGCTGTTGACAG GTTCAGGTGCATTGTCTACCCATTCAAGCAAAAGCTCACCATATCCACAGCTTCGTTGATAATAGTCGTTATCTGGGTTCTGGCCATATCCATCATGTGCCCCTCGGGGGTGATGCTGCAAGTCACAAAGGAGCAAAGCATCCGGGTGCTATTGGGCTACGACAATAAAACAAGCCCATTTTATTGGTGCAGAGAGAACTGGCCAAACCAGGAAATGAGGAAGATTTACACCACTGTCctgtttgcaaatatttaccTTGCTCCTCTTTCCCTCATCGTGGTCATGTATGCTCAGATTGGCATCACGCTTTTTAAAACAACAGTCCCAACAGGAGGGAAGCCAGGGCATGACAATCGCCACACCGTGTCAAAGAAAAAGCAAAGGGTAATTAAAATGCTTCTAATAGTCGCTTTCCTTTTCATCATTTCCTGGCTGCCCCTTTGGACCCTCATGATGTTAAGCGACTACGCGAGCCTGACTGAGCAGCAGTACAGGCTcatcaacatttacatttacccCTTTGCCCACTGGCTGGCCTTCTTCAACAGCAGCGTCAACCCCATCATCTATGGTTACTTCAATGAGAATTTCCGCAGAGGATTTCAAGCTGTGTTTAAGTTTAGTCTTTGCACAGAGGacggacagaggaggaagaattaCTCGCACAGGCCGCAGGGAAACTCTGTGCTCCCAGCTAATAATGCACAAACGTCTCTGGAGCCTATTTCTCTCAACAGTTTTGGGAAGAGCACTTCCCGGCGACACAAACAAGTAGCTGAACAGAACTTGGTCATGGAGGACCTGGAGAAAGCGTCTTGCAGCAGCGGGGGGGTGACAGCGGTGTCTATTTAA